The genomic region TCGGCGCCGGTATCTTCGGCGGGCTTGGCATGATGGCTTCTGCCTGGTACCAGGGCAAGTCCGCTGCTGTGGCTTGCGACGCTCTCGGTGAAACCGGCAAGGGCATGGTGAACTACCTGATGGTGCTCGGTATCGTGGAAACCGTGGCCCTGTTCGTTCTCGTGTTCTCCATGATGGTGCTTTAATCCAGCGAGGTAACACGTATGGATCAAGCTCAACTTTTAACGCTCGCGAAACTCGGCGCGGTGGCGGCCTTGGGCCTTGCCGCGGTGGGTTCTGCGCTGGGCTGCGGGACTGCCGGCATGGCGGCCATCGGGGCCTGGAAGAAGGCGTATCTCAAGGGTAAGAACGCGCTGTTTACGCTGCTCATCTTCGTGGGCGCGCCGATTGCGCAGACAATCTACGGCATGTTGCTGATGATGTACATCCTGAACAAGTCCCAGGCGGCTCCGGCCAACTGGGCGGCGTATCTCGGTGTCGGCATCTTCGGTGGCATCGGCATGATGGCATCTGCCTGGTACGTGGGCAAGTCCGCTGCGGACGCCTGCAACGCCCTCGGCGAAACCGGCAAGGGCCTGGTGAACTACCTGATGGTGCTTGGCGTCGGCGAAACCGTCGCGCTGTTCGTCATGGTGTTCTCCATGATGCTGGTATCGTAGGACGCTTTGTCATCCCCGCGCAGGCGGGCATCTCCTTTTCAAGAATAGCGGGGCATTGCCCCGCACCCTTTTTTTTATAATTGGACTGCGAAAAACAATTAGGATTAGACCATGGTTCAGGAATCTTTTGAATTTGTCGTGTATATGATTCACGCTTGCGCAAACAAGTGGAATCGTTTGCCGTCTTTTGTGTATCGAAAGCTGGCTGAATCAGGCTGTATTCAGAAATTCCTTGTTCCCAATTACGAAATTTTGCATACGCAGAGCACTGATTTCGTCGTCAGCGATATTGAAGAATATCTGAACGTCCGTAAGGTGGCCATATGATCGTCTATCATGGTTCGAACGCTGTTGTTGACAAGCCGGATGTTGAGCATTCTTTTCGACCGCTTGATTTCGGAAAGGGATTCTATGTCACGACGGTGCGTGAACAGGCTGTCCGTTGGGCGCACAGGAAAATCGATATTCTAAAGGATGGGAACCTGAAGCCGATATTGAATGTCTATGACATGGACGATGTCCCTGCCGCACTCTCCGTTAAGACGTTCCCCGATGATTTAGAGGAATGGATTGATTTCGTGTGCAAATGCCGCGATGGTTCCTTGGAATATGCCCAATACGATGTAATTATGGGCAAGGTCGCAAATGACAAGGTTTTCCGTGTTGTGGATATGTATCACTCCGGTATCTGGGATATGCCGCGGGCATTGAAGGAAATAAAGGCTTATCCGACTTACGACCAGATCGCCTTTATCACGCAAAAGGCTATTGATGCGGTCCTGAAATACAAGGGTTGCGAAGAGGTGTAAAATGGTAGACGAAGATGTTCTGGAAAAAGTCTATCAGGAACGCCTGGAAGAGCGCATTATTGCGCATCTTGCGCAGGTGAAGAACTGTTCGCTAGAACAGGCGATGGATATGTATTATAACAGCGAACTGGCTGACAAAATCCATCAAGGGAAAGATGGAATCCAGTATCTGGACTATAAGGTCTTGGTGCAGATACTTGTTGATATGGGTGGTTAAGCCATCTTGGAGATAATCTCTGCGAATCCGTCATTGTCCGCCATGGCAATTTCGGAAAGAATGTCGGAAAAGGTGTCGGATAGCACGCTCGGGTACCTGAGCCCGGTAGAGTATAGGTTGAAAAGGCTGGCCGCGTAAGGAGCCTGCTTAGGCTAGACTTCGAGTTGAGTCAGTTTCCCGTTTTCCTGTTCCGCCTTGAATATGTCGTAGACATAGGGAGAACTTTCAAGGTAAAGTCCGGTTTCCAGGTCAACCAACTTGGCGAATGTTTCAGAAGCGTAGAACCTACGCATAGCCTTGAACTGTTGCGTTTTTACAAGAGTGTAAAAATGTATTATCGTTTCCATTGTGTGGCCTAAAAAAGGGAGATTCACAATGGCAAATGTGAGATACACTCAGGAAAAGCGCATCCAGGTAGCGGAGTATGTCCTAGATGGAAGATATTCCGCCTCGGTCGCCTCGAAAGTTTTCGGGATAGGTGTCAATACTGTCTGTAGGTGGGTGAATAGGCTCTGCGAAAAGCGGGGCCTTCCTTGTTATAGGGCCGAGCGGAAGGGCCGGAGAAGGGAATCGACGCGGGCTCGGCTGAAAGAGTTGGTTCGCCGCAACCGTCGGCTAGAAAAGCAACTTGCCCATGCGAGGGAGACTGCGGAGATTCTCAAGGCCATCCCGGTTCATCTATAATCCACGACCCGGTTCAAGTGCGAGGCCATTCATGAAAAACGGGACTGCTTCCCTGTTTCAAGGATGTGCGAGGCGCTTGGTGTCAGGCTGGCCTCGTATTACCAGTGGATTCGTGCGGAGGCCCGTCGAGCCGAGCGCCGCGAGCGAGAAAGGGCCCTTGCCGATGTGGTTATTCGTGTGTTCGAGGAAAACCGCAGGACATACGGTTGCCGCAGGATGAAGGTCGCCCTTGCAAACGAGGGGGTGGATGTCAGCGAGTACAGGATTCGTCGCATTATGCACGAGAACGGGCTGTATCCTGTGGCCCGAAGGCGGTGGCGGCCCTACCGCAAGGGAACCTGCGACAGCATGTACAGCGAAAATATTTTGCAGCGCGAGTTCTTGCCCGATGCGTTGAACAAGGTCTGGGCGGGAGACATTACCTACATCGCGACGAGCTTCGGCTGGCTTTACCTGGCCGTTGTCATCGACCTGTGCAACAAGGAGATTGTAGGTTATAGGCTGTCGCGCAATATTGAATCTGAGATTGTTGTGGAGGCGCTTGGTTGCGCATTTGCACGGCGTGGCGTTCATGAGGGGCTAGTGTTCCACTCGGACCGAGGGCCGCAATACAGTAGCAGACGGTACCGGACAATGCTTGCCGAGAACAAGGCCGTGCCTTCAATGAGTGCCCCGGGCTGTCCATACGACAATGCTTGCGTGGAGAGCTTTTTCGCTTGCCTGAAAACGGAACTGCTTTACAGGAGAAAGTATTCCTGCATGGAGGAGGTGGAGTCGGACATATTCGACTATATTGAGGCGTTCTATAACCGCAGGAGGTTGCATAGCACGCTCGGGTACCTGAGCCCGGTAGAGTATAGGTTGAAAAGGCTGGCTGCGTAGTTGTCGAGAGTGATTTACTTGTTCTCGCCGAAGAATCCGTGTTCCGAATGCTGAGACCACATTTCGAACATTGTCAAGTAGTTGTTCTTGATGTATTTCTGGATGGTCAGAAGATCCTTGTCGGAAAGAGTACCGCGTTTCTGGACAACGGTGTCGCCGTTTGATTTGATGAAAAGTTTTGCGGAACCGGCTTCAGTCAATTTTGAGTCGCTCGCGTGCGCGTGGATGCATTCGACTATGCAGGCCATGGTAAAATACAGATAGTAGCCGGCGATCTTGAATGGAAAATATTTCGGCATTAGTCGTTCCCGATCAAATCTTTGTTTTTCAGGTAGTAGGCCTGGACGAGGGCTAACTGTGCGTCGCACATGGAAGACTTGATCATGTCTCCATCCTTGTTCAGGACGCAGGCTTGCTCCGGGTTGCTCAAATAGAGAATCTTGACATCGCCGTTGTCCGTAACGGTGAAACTGTAGTTGGCGATAATCATGTCGGCCTTGTCGGCGATTTCATTAAGCTGTTGCTCGGACATTGTCCACCTCGACAGATGTTATCGGTTGCAAGAAAATTTTCGGGTCGATGTAAAGGTCTTCAAGGATAGGGACCAGGTCGATATAGTCCTCGACGAGCTTGTCCTTGTTCTGACTATATACGGCATCGACCACCAGGTAGCCGTTGTCCCATTCCTTCACCTTTGCAATCTTGACAAGGCTATACGGCCCCTTGAACCGTATAGTCCGCCCGTTAAAGGAGAAGGATATGTAACATCCGTCATTTGACAGGATTGCCTTAGAATTGACCATATTTGAAATATAATTTAATTGGCGGGCTTAGTCAATAGCCTTAGGGGTCTGACTAAATGCTCGCTTGCACGATTCCTGTAAAAAAGGTATATTCAATGGTAAAAAGAGGTATATTCTGACCGGGTTTGAAAAATATTTGAAGGATTATTTTGATCGAAAGGAAGCGCTTGCTTACCGTTCAAAGATTATACAGCGTACAGAAAACCTGTTTGAACGAAACGCTTTGTTGGAAGAGTATTATCCATTGTGGGTTCGGTTTATCAGCGATTTTGAGAAAATTAATCGGAACTCTACGGTGCGTGTCGAATGTAAAAGACGATATGGAGAAAAATGCGTAAGGGGGCCGGACATAATAGAGATGTGGGAAAGATATTTTAAGGAAAAATATGTGGCTGTACCAAAGTTGAAAAGATGATTGTAAAGACGCTTAAAATAGAGAATTTTCGAAGAATTCGGAACCTTGAATTGGATTTTGGTGAGTCTAGGATGGTTGCCTTTACCGGGCTAGATTCGGCAGCCAAGTCTGCGGTGCTTACAGCCATGCGGTATCTGCTTTCGTGGTATGTTGCCCGACTGATGAGTCCCATGGGGCGCGGCATACAGATTGAATTGGATGATATTGACGGTGGCGAGGGGTTCGGCTACCTCGAAATGACGGTACAAATACCTGAATTCGAAAATCGAATGGTTCGGTGGTCGCTTTTGAAAAAGCGATCCTCTTGTGACAAAAAGATTGGTAGGTCTGCGAACCGGGGCGAATTGAACGATTTCGTAGATAGCCTGTTGAGGCGTCGAACGGATGGTTCGGAACAGGATTTATCCTTGGTGGCCTTCTATCCTGCCGATCGTGTTGTGAAGGATGTTCCGCTACAAATTCATGACAGCGAAGCGTTGGACCCATTGGATGCCTTTGATGGTTTTAGGCGCGGAACGGAAAATTTCCATTCGCTATTCAGATGGCTTCGCGAACGTGAAGACCTGGAAAACGAGAAACGTCGGGATGCGGGCGAAGGCTTTATGGGGGATGTTCAACTGAATGCATTCCGTACTGCAATTGAAGTACTCCTGCCCGGTTACAGGAATTTTCGTGTAAAGCGGGATACGCTCTCTTTGATGGTTGAAAAGAACGGAACTTTACTGTCATTTGACCTGCTGCTGGAAGAAGAAATGAACTATGTGGCATTGATGAGCGACATTGCTCGAAGATTGACGATGGCGAATCCTGAGGCTTCAAGTCTGTTTGACAAGACCGCGATTGTCATGATAGACGAAATTGAGCTAAACACAAATCCTGAATTGCAATCGGGTTTGGTATCGCGCCTCAAGAAGGCTTTCCCGCAGGTTCAGTTCTTTTTGACTACGCAATCCCCGCGCATAGCAAAGGATTTGGACTGTTGTAGGGATTCTTTGCTTTTTAATCTGGACGGAAAATGTTGAGAAAAATCGTAATTGAAAATCTGGGTGTGTTTACTTTTGGTTGAATTGTTGCCGATAATGTAGATTATGTAAACTAAATATTGAGAATTTAATCAGGGAACGGAGGCTAGCCGCTTCTTGCCACCATTCCCCAGTGAATGTTGAGGATCCAGGCTCAATGGCGGCGTTTTATTTTGAAACCCTCATTTTTTCATACCAACCTTATCGTTTCGAGCTCTTTGAGAAGCAATTTTTTGTCTTTTAAGGCTGATTTTACATATCAAAATGTCTTTTTCCTTCATTTAGTATGTAAAGTCAAAAAAGCCTGCGTTTTCCCCAGGAATCCCCTGCTTTAAATTGGCATAAAATTTGCTAAATTTGGGTCGAAAATGTAAAACAGATGTCCCGTGGGCAATATTCCGGCGGACAATTAAATAGGAACGTATTGAAATGGCAGAAGATTTGAATCAGCAGGAACCGACCGCAGAAGAAAAGGCAAAATTCGAACAGGACGTGCTCAAGGCCGCCGAAGACGCTATGAAGATGGAGGCCGAGGCGAACAAGGCTGGCGCATCTGACCAGGGTGCTGGCGATGCACAGGAACAGCCGGCCGAGAATGCCGACGCTGCCGCCGAACAGCCCGCAGACGTTGCTGAACAGCCCGCGGAACCCGCTGCCGAACAGCCGGCCGAACCTGCCGCGGCTCCGGACCCGACTGCAGCCCTCAAGGCCGCCCTTGCCGATGCAAACGACCGCAACTTGCGTCTGATGGCCGAATTCGACAACTACCGCCGCCGCACCGCCAAGGAACAGCTCGAACTCATCGAGACCGCGAACGGCAAGCTCTTGGAGAAGCTCTCCGAAGTGCAGGACAATTTCGAGCGCGCCTTCGCGAGCGAAAACAAGGCCCAGGACCTGGAAGCCTTCGAAAAAGGCATGCAGATGATTTACAACCAGTTCGCGAAGATTTTGACCGACGCGGGCCTCGAACAGATTGACCCGACCGGCGCGGAATTCGACCCGAACATGCACGAAGCCCTGATGCAGCAGCCTAGCGAGACTGTGCCCGAAGGCCACGTGGTCACCGTGTTCCAGAAGGGCTACAAGCTCAAGAACAAGATTCTCAAGACCGCGAAGGTGATCGTTTCGTCCGGAAAATAAGCCCGCGCGAGACACCCCCGCCCCCTTTGTAAAAATGTCAATGATAAGTTAACCCCGTGGTATTCCGCGGGGCTTTTTTCGATATATCTTTATCTCTGGTGTAAAAAATGTTTGGAGATTAAGATGAAAAATATCTTATTAGTTTCTTCCGTATTGGCCTTGGCTTGTACGGGTTTCGCTCAGAAAATTGTAATCACGACGAACTATACGGCTGACCCGGCGCCCTATGTCCATGGGGATACGGTTTACCTGTACACGACCCACGACGAGGACAATGCCGACGGGTTCATGATGTACGACTGGCTGTTGCACACTTCCACGGACATGGTCAACTGGACCAGCCACGGAGCCGTAGCGAGCCTGGGCGACATCAAGTGGACCTCTAAAACCAACGGGGCCTGGGCAGAACAGGTCATCGAGCGCGACGGCAAGTGGTTCATGTACGTCCCCATTCACGGCAACG from Fibrobacter sp. UWR2 harbors:
- a CDS encoding DUF4160 domain-containing protein translates to MPKYFPFKIAGYYLYFTMACIVECIHAHASDSKLTEAGSAKLFIKSNGDTVVQKRGTLSDKDLLTIQKYIKNNYLTMFEMWSQHSEHGFFGENK
- a CDS encoding IS3 family transposase; translated protein: MHEKRDCFPVSRMCEALGVRLASYYQWIRAEARRAERRERERALADVVIRVFEENRRTYGCRRMKVALANEGVDVSEYRIRRIMHENGLYPVARRRWRPYRKGTCDSMYSENILQREFLPDALNKVWAGDITYIATSFGWLYLAVVIDLCNKEIVGYRLSRNIESEIVVEALGCAFARRGVHEGLVFHSDRGPQYSSRRYRTMLAENKAVPSMSAPGCPYDNACVESFFACLKTELLYRRKYSCMEEVESDIFDYIEAFYNRRRLHSTLGYLSPVEYRLKRLAA
- the grpE gene encoding nucleotide exchange factor GrpE, whose protein sequence is MAEDLNQQEPTAEEKAKFEQDVLKAAEDAMKMEAEANKAGASDQGAGDAQEQPAENADAAAEQPADVAEQPAEPAAEQPAEPAAAPDPTAALKAALADANDRNLRLMAEFDNYRRRTAKEQLELIETANGKLLEKLSEVQDNFERAFASENKAQDLEAFEKGMQMIYNQFAKILTDAGLEQIDPTGAEFDPNMHEALMQQPSETVPEGHVVTVFQKGYKLKNKILKTAKVIVSSGK
- a CDS encoding helix-turn-helix domain-containing protein, which encodes MANVRYTQEKRIQVAEYVLDGRYSASVASKVFGIGVNTVCRWVNRLCEKRGLPCYRAERKGRRRESTRARLKELVRRNRRLEKQLAHARETAEILKAIPVHL
- a CDS encoding AAA family ATPase, which codes for MIVKTLKIENFRRIRNLELDFGESRMVAFTGLDSAAKSAVLTAMRYLLSWYVARLMSPMGRGIQIELDDIDGGEGFGYLEMTVQIPEFENRMVRWSLLKKRSSCDKKIGRSANRGELNDFVDSLLRRRTDGSEQDLSLVAFYPADRVVKDVPLQIHDSEALDPLDAFDGFRRGTENFHSLFRWLREREDLENEKRRDAGEGFMGDVQLNAFRTAIEVLLPGYRNFRVKRDTLSLMVEKNGTLLSFDLLLEEEMNYVALMSDIARRLTMANPEASSLFDKTAIVMIDEIELNTNPELQSGLVSRLKKAFPQVQFFLTTQSPRIAKDLDCCRDSLLFNLDGKC
- a CDS encoding DUF3990 domain-containing protein; this encodes MIVYHGSNAVVDKPDVEHSFRPLDFGKGFYVTTVREQAVRWAHRKIDILKDGNLKPILNVYDMDDVPAALSVKTFPDDLEEWIDFVCKCRDGSLEYAQYDVIMGKVANDKVFRVVDMYHSGIWDMPRALKEIKAYPTYDQIAFITQKAIDAVLKYKGCEEV
- a CDS encoding V-type ATP synthase subunit K (produces ATP from ADP in the presence of a proton gradient across the membrane; the K subunit is a nonenzymatic component which binds the dimeric form by interacting with the G and E subunits), with the protein product MDQAQLLTLAKLGAVAALGLAAVGSALGCGTAGMAAIGAWKKAYLKGKNALFTLLIFVGAPIAQTIYGMLLMMYILNKSQAAPANWAAYLGVGIFGGIGMMASAWYVGKSAADACNALGETGKGLVNYLMVLGVGETVALFVMVFSMMLVS
- a CDS encoding DUF3791 domain-containing protein; the encoded protein is MVQESFEFVVYMIHACANKWNRLPSFVYRKLAESGCIQKFLVPNYEILHTQSTDFVVSDIEEYLNVRKVAI